From Phragmites australis chromosome 5, lpPhrAust1.1, whole genome shotgun sequence, a single genomic window includes:
- the LOC133918404 gene encoding CBL-interacting protein kinase 26-like: protein MDERRTILMGRYEIGRQLGQGNFAKVYYARNLTSGQAVAIKIIDKDKVVRVGLMVQIKREISIMRLVRHPNVLQLFEVMASKSKIYFVLEYVKGGELFNKISKAKFSEDVARRYFHQLISAVDYCHSQGVYHRDLKPENLLVDENENLKVSDFGLSALAESKRQDGLLHTTCGTPAYVAPEVLSMRGYDGAKADIWSCGVILFVLVAGYLPFHDTNLIEMYRKISKAEYRFPRSFSVELKDLLFRMLDPDPSTRISIARIKRCIWYRKSIEVNALKIKHETRDKGCKGEAATSDSTECSNLEENQGSSSLQNLNAFDIISLSTRFDLSNLFEEKHGRREERFTTRQPAGTVFAKLNELANRLRLKIKKKENGVLKLAASNEGIKGFLELDAEIFELAPCFLLVELKKTNGDTIEYQKLVKDEIRPALKDMVWAWQSNRHQQPEQFMQGEQQQSPLPSQQPEARLQTSLTTQNPQDKLQPLLP from the coding sequence ATGGATGAGAGGAGGACTATTTTGATGGGACGATATGAAATCGGGAGGCAGTTAGGACAAGGGAACTTTGCTAAGGTATATTATGCTCGGAATCTGACAAGTGGACAGGCTGTTGCAATAAAGATAATTGATAAGGACAAGGTCGTGAGGGTTGGACTAATGGTGCAGATAAAAAGGGAGATTTCAATAATGAGATTGGTAAGACATCCAAATGTTCTGCAACTTTTCGAAGTAATGGCTAGCAAGAGCAAGATTTACTTTGTTTTGGAGTATGTGAAAGGCGGTGAACTTTTCAACAAAATATCCAAGGCAAAGTTCAGTGAGGATGTTGCAAGGAGGTATTTCCACCAATTGATCAGTGCCGTGGACTACTGCCACAGCCAAGGTGTTTACCATCGGGACTTGAAGCCAGAAAACCTACTTGTAGATGAGAATGAGAACCTAAAAGTCTCGGATTTTGGTTTAAGTGCCCTAGCTGAGTCTAAGAGACAAGATGGCCTCCTCCATACCACCTGTGGAACTCCAGCTTATGTTGCTCCCGAAGTGCTCAGTATGAGAGGCTATGACGGTGCGAAGGCTGACATATGGTCTTGCGGAGTAATTCTTTTTGTTCTTGTGGCTGGTTACCTTCCTTTCCATGACACAAATCTTATAGAGATGTATAGGAAGATTTCCAAAGCTGAATATAGATTCCCTCGTTCTTTTTCTGTTGAGTTGAAGGACCTACTTTTTAGGATGCTTGATCCAGATCCAAGTACTAGAATTTCTATCGCAAGGATAAAAAGGTGCATTTGGTACAGAAAATCCATTGAGGTAAATGCACTGAAAATCAAGCACGAAACAAGAGACAAGGGGTGTAAAGGTGAAGCCGCAACCTCTGACTCGACAGAATGCAGTAATTTGGAGGAAAATCAAGGGTCATCGAGCCTCCAAAACTTGAATGCATTTGACATCATTTCCCTGTCAACGAGATTTGACCTATCCAATTTGTTTGAAGAAAAACATGGCCGGAGGGAAGAGAGATTCACCACTAGGCAGCCAGCAGGAACTGTATTTGCTAAGCTAAATGAACTGGCCAACCGCTTGAGGCTCAAAattaagaagaaagaaaatgggGTTTTGAAACTGGCTGCATCAAATGAAGGAATAAAAGGATTTCTTGAGCTGGATGCTGAGATTTTCGAGCTCGCTCCTTGTTTCCTTTTAGTTGAGTTGAAAAAGACCAATGGGGACACTATAGAGTATCAAAAGCTAGTGAAAGATGAAATTAGGCCTGCACTTAAGGATATGGTTTGGGCATGGCAAAGCAATCGGCACCAGCAGCCTGAGCAATTTATGCAAGGAGAGCAGCAGCAGTCACCTTTGCCATCACAGCAGCCAGAGGCCAGATTGCAGACCTCTTTGACAACACAAAATCCGCAGGACAAGCTGCAACCATTGCTGCCATGA